The following proteins are encoded in a genomic region of Cygnus olor isolate bCygOlo1 chromosome 23, bCygOlo1.pri.v2, whole genome shotgun sequence:
- the ZNF683 gene encoding tissue-resident T-cell transcription regulator protein ZNF683: MRAEAEGLQKTSEQTPEPTKETVPAGARPPPAVPKGMRLHLGSLCPLLVPQPCPCGTRCPPFLLAPHPAPPVAPLGDTRALASPPQGGTGCGALLQLPPSLGTHGTVSAPCRQRVPELQKAPVAFLPLPTAGGCPPPQKAPACPAKPPARATLGPRGKQDGRNKYECRVCTKRFRQLSNLKVHLRVHSGERPFQCALCTKRFTQLAHLQKHRLVHTGEKPHQCPMCCKRFRSSSNLKTHQRLHAGQDPIRCRLCPGRFSPRIHLQLCRCLCECWHLPRAPLDPRSLLAQTLGCFSLGMGWLQREEEEEEEKEEGQSCPAALLRGWVLGEGGTGLPGWAGAHVGCPVPAWPRFGGPWRQPRAPLWLV; encoded by the exons atgagAGCTGAGGCCGAAGGGCTGCAGAAAACCTCAGAGCAAACGCCGGAGCCGACGAAGGAGACGGTGCCGGCGGGGGCTCGGCCGCCCCCCGCGGTGCCCAAGGGGATGCGGCTGCACCTGGGCAGCCTCTGCCCCCTTCttgtgccccagccctgcccctgtGGCACCCGCTGCCCCCCGTTCCTGCTGGCCCCGCACCCTGCACCACCCGTCGCCCCGCTGGGTGACACGCGGGCCCTGGCGTCACCTCCGCAGGGTGGCACGGGCTGCGgtgccctcctgcagctgccacccTCCCTGGGGACGCACGGCACCGTCTCAGCCCCATGCAGGCAGCGGGTGCCTGAGCTGCAGAAGGCACCGGTGGCTTTTCTGCCTCTCCCCACAGCGGGTGGGTGCCCGCCACCCCAAAAAGCCCCCGCCTGCCCGGCCAAGCCACCCGCCCGTGCCACACTGGGGCCGCGGGGGAAGCAGGACGGCAGGAACAAGTACGAGTGCCGCGTCTGCACCAAGCGCTTCAGGCAGCTCTCCAACCTCAAG GTCCACCTGCGGGTGCACAGCGGCGAGCGGCCCTTCCAGTGCGCGCTGTGCACCAAGCGCTTCACGCAGCTGGCCCACCTGCAGAAGCACCGCCTGGTGCACACCGGCGAGAAGCCGCACCAGTGCCCG ATGTGCTGCAAGCGCTtccgcagcagcagcaacctgaAGACGCACCAGCGGCTGCACGCGGGCCAGGACCCCATCCGGTGCCGCCTCTGCCCCGGCCGCTTCTCCCCACGCATCCACCTACAGCTCTGCCGGTGCCTGTGCGAGTGCTGGCacctgccccgtgcccccctgGACCCCCGGAGCCTCCTCGCGCAAACCCTGGGATGCTTCAGCCTGGGCATGGGGTGGCTGCAacgggaggaagaggaggaggaggagaaggaggaagggcagagctgccccGCGGCactgctgcggggctgggtgctgggggagggggggacggGGCTACCCGGGTGGGCAGGGGCGCACGTGGGGTGCCCTGTGCCTGCCTGGCCCCGCTTTGGTGGCCCCTGGAGGCAGCCGCGTGCCCCGTTGTGGCTGGTCTGA
- the CRYBG2 gene encoding beta/gamma crystallin domain-containing protein 2 isoform X2 has protein sequence MALLSDFLEHRAAAADEAKPYSRLDNSVLYSRFVAPTAAPLCRDRRDQSSPPGGVPGGTGTSEHPGTEAVELEAPSPGHVPPVTEEPESTMAPCPADVPEDKEGFEKINTRPGKIVLFSEAGFAGHRREIWGDVPDATSWELSHTISIRVIRGGWVMYEKPRFHGRKCVLAEGDVEIDNPWTAYGQSKEPRGSRPFRIGSFKRVVRDYRTPEISLFAEENGEGARLNFTDSAEDTRVGGQALAASSIIVHSGLWLVYSKPFFDDDPYVLEPGGYPNLKAWGAKDPSICSMHPIRLGCPVVERPGEPQVLIYEDAGFQGHSFAVNRDIYDLKNLPGLALPTLGSLRVLGGCWVGYEKEGFRGHQYLLEEGEYHDWRQWGGYNKELVSLRLIRTDFSDPALVLFEAMDFEEGPSVELSEALPDTQLAGYGTVTQSIHVLSGVWVAYEGPNFSGEQYILEKGVYRNCEDWGAADCRIASAQPILQVGEHNLHFISKILLFSEPDFLGEHLAFEDEQGALPDGFVPRSCRVRGGSWILFDGQDFSGEQHVLSEGEYPTLGAMGCLSSATIRSLKKVPVFFSEPSIFLHGLECFEGKEIELNSEVRSLQAEGFNNHVLSVRIKGGIWVLCEHGDFRGRQWLLDCTEITNWLTYSGLQHVGSLYPIRQRRIYFRIRSKELELYLSVPDDVEDMKAGRVVVSSLSEQSSSVWYYEDGLLKNQVAPNMSLQVIGPAGKGSKAVLWSETRMPRQTWSIDAQGRIRSQMFEDMILDIKGGRSYDRDHAIIWDAAEERPTQIWDVQVL, from the exons ATGGCGCTGCTCTCCGACTTCCTGGAGCACCGGGCGGCCGCGGCGGACGAGGCCAAGCCCTACTCGCGCCTGGACAACAGCGTGCTCTACAGCCGCTTCGTCGCCCCCACCGCCGCCCCACTCTGCAGGGACCGGCGGGACCAGAGCTCGCCCCCCGGCGGGGTCCCCGGTGGGACGGGCACCAGCGAGCACCCCGGCACTGAGGCGGTTGAGCTGGAAGCCCCGAGCCCTGGCCACGTCCCGCCTGTCACCGAAGAGCCGGAGAGCACCATGGCTCCGTGCCCCGCTGACGTCCCG GAGGACAAGGAGGGCTTCGAGAAGATCAACACGAGACCCGGCAAG ATCGTCCTCTTCTCCGAGGCCGGCTTCGCGGGACACAGGCGGGAGATCTGGGGCGACGTCCCCGACGCCACGTCCTGGGAGCTCTCGCACACCATCTCCATCAGGGTCATCCGCGGCGG GTGGGTGATGTACGAGAAGCCGCGGTTCCACGGGCGCAAGTGCGTGCTGGCGGAGGGGGACGTGGAGATCGACAACCCCTGGACGGCCTACGGGCAGAGCAAGGAGCCCCGCGGCAGCCGCCCCTTCCGCATTGGCTCCTTCAAGAGGGTGGTGCGG GACTACCGCACCCCCGAGATCAGCCTGTTTGCGGAGGAGAACGGCGAAGGTGCCAGGCTGAATTTCACCGACTCGGCCGAGGACACGCGCGTGGGCGGCCAGGCGCTCGCCGCCTCCTCCATCATCGTCCACTCGGGCCT GTGGCTGGTTTACTCCAAGCCTTTCTTCGACGATGACCCCTACGTCTTGGAGCCGGGCGGGTACCCCAACTTAAAGGCGTGGGGAGCGAAGGATCCGTCCATCTGCTCCATGCACCCCATCAGGCTG GGCTGCCCCGTCGTGGAGCGGCCCGGTGAGCCACAGGTGCTGATCTATGAGGACGCGGGCTTCCAGGGCCACAGCTTTGCTGTCAACCGAGATATCTACGACCTGAAGAACCTGCCTGGGCTGGCGCTGCCCACCCTGGGCTCCCTGCGCGTCCTGGGTGGCTG CTGGGTCGGCTACGAGAAGGAGGGCTTCCGAGGCCACCAGTAcctgctggaggaaggggagTACCACGACTGGAGGCAGTGGGGCGGCTACAACAAGGAGCTGGTGTCCTTACGGCTCATACGGACG GACTTCTCCGACCCGGCACTGGTGCTCTTCGAGGCCATGGACTTCGAGGAGGGCCCCAGCGTGGAGCTGAGCGAGGCGCTCCCCGACACGCAGCTGGCCGGCTACGGCACCGTCACGCAGTCCATCCACGTGCTGAGCGGCGT GTGGGTGGCCTACGAGGGCCCCAACTTTTCGGGCGAGCAGTACATCCTGGAGAAGGGGGTGTACCGCAACTGCGAGGACTGGGGCGCTGCCGACTGCCGCATCGCCTCCGCGCAGCCCATCCTGCAG GTTGGGGAGCACAACCTGCACTTCATCTCCAAG ATCCTGCTCTTCTCAGAGCCTGACTTCCTGGGGGAGCACCTCGCCTTCGAGGACGAGCAGGGCGCCCTGCCCGATGGCTTCGTGCCCCGCTCCTGCAGGGTCCGCGGGGGCAG ctgGATCCTGTTCGATGGCCAGGACTTCTCCGGGGAGCAGCACGTGCTGTCCGAGGGCGAGTACCCGACGCTGGGCGCCATGGGCTGCCTGTCCTCGGCCACCATCCGGTCCCTAAAGAAGGTCCCGGTG TTTTTCTCGGAGCCCTCCATCTTCCTGCACGGGCTGGAGTGTTTCGAGGGGAAGGAGATCGAGCTGAACAGCGAAGTGCGGAGCCTCCAGGCGGAGGGCTTCAACAACCACGTGCTGTCGGTGCGCATCAAGGGCGGGAT CTGGGTGCTGTGTGAACACGGCGACTTCCGAGGCCGCCAGTGGCTGCTGGACTGCACCGAAATCACCAACTGGCTGACGTACAGCGGGCTGCAGCATGTGGGGTCCCTCTACCCCATCCGCCAG AGACGGATCTATTTCCGCATCAGGAGCAAGGAGCTGGAGCTCTACTTGTCCGTCCCCGACGACGTGGAGGACATGAAAGCGGGGCGCGTGGTGGTCTCCAGCCTGAGCGAGCAGAGCAGCTCCGTCTGGTACTACGAGGACGGGCTGCTCAAAAACCAG GTTGCCCCCAACATGAGCCTGCAGGTCATCGGGCCGGCTGGGAAGGGCTCCAAGGCCGTGCTCTGGTCCGAGACACGGATGCCGCGTCAGACCTGGAGCATCGACGCCCAGGGACGGATCCGCAGCCAGATGTTCGAGGACATGATCCTCGACATAAAGG GCGGCCGATCGTACGACCGGGACCACGCCATCATTTGGGACGCGGCTGAGGAGCGACCCACGCAGATCTGGGATGTGCAGGTGCTATGA
- the CRYBG2 gene encoding beta/gamma crystallin domain-containing protein 2 isoform X1 — protein sequence MALLSDFLEHRAAAADEAKPYSRLDNSVLYSRFVAPTAAPLCRDRRDQSSPPGGVPGGTGTSEHPGTEAVELEAPSPGHVPPVTEEPESTMAPCPADVPQEDKEGFEKINTRPGKIVLFSEAGFAGHRREIWGDVPDATSWELSHTISIRVIRGGWVMYEKPRFHGRKCVLAEGDVEIDNPWTAYGQSKEPRGSRPFRIGSFKRVVRDYRTPEISLFAEENGEGARLNFTDSAEDTRVGGQALAASSIIVHSGLWLVYSKPFFDDDPYVLEPGGYPNLKAWGAKDPSICSMHPIRLGCPVVERPGEPQVLIYEDAGFQGHSFAVNRDIYDLKNLPGLALPTLGSLRVLGGCWVGYEKEGFRGHQYLLEEGEYHDWRQWGGYNKELVSLRLIRTDFSDPALVLFEAMDFEEGPSVELSEALPDTQLAGYGTVTQSIHVLSGVWVAYEGPNFSGEQYILEKGVYRNCEDWGAADCRIASAQPILQVGEHNLHFISKILLFSEPDFLGEHLAFEDEQGALPDGFVPRSCRVRGGSWILFDGQDFSGEQHVLSEGEYPTLGAMGCLSSATIRSLKKVPVFFSEPSIFLHGLECFEGKEIELNSEVRSLQAEGFNNHVLSVRIKGGIWVLCEHGDFRGRQWLLDCTEITNWLTYSGLQHVGSLYPIRQRRIYFRIRSKELELYLSVPDDVEDMKAGRVVVSSLSEQSSSVWYYEDGLLKNQVAPNMSLQVIGPAGKGSKAVLWSETRMPRQTWSIDAQGRIRSQMFEDMILDIKGGRSYDRDHAIIWDAAEERPTQIWDVQVL from the exons ATGGCGCTGCTCTCCGACTTCCTGGAGCACCGGGCGGCCGCGGCGGACGAGGCCAAGCCCTACTCGCGCCTGGACAACAGCGTGCTCTACAGCCGCTTCGTCGCCCCCACCGCCGCCCCACTCTGCAGGGACCGGCGGGACCAGAGCTCGCCCCCCGGCGGGGTCCCCGGTGGGACGGGCACCAGCGAGCACCCCGGCACTGAGGCGGTTGAGCTGGAAGCCCCGAGCCCTGGCCACGTCCCGCCTGTCACCGAAGAGCCGGAGAGCACCATGGCTCCGTGCCCCGCTGACGTCCCG CAGGAGGACAAGGAGGGCTTCGAGAAGATCAACACGAGACCCGGCAAG ATCGTCCTCTTCTCCGAGGCCGGCTTCGCGGGACACAGGCGGGAGATCTGGGGCGACGTCCCCGACGCCACGTCCTGGGAGCTCTCGCACACCATCTCCATCAGGGTCATCCGCGGCGG GTGGGTGATGTACGAGAAGCCGCGGTTCCACGGGCGCAAGTGCGTGCTGGCGGAGGGGGACGTGGAGATCGACAACCCCTGGACGGCCTACGGGCAGAGCAAGGAGCCCCGCGGCAGCCGCCCCTTCCGCATTGGCTCCTTCAAGAGGGTGGTGCGG GACTACCGCACCCCCGAGATCAGCCTGTTTGCGGAGGAGAACGGCGAAGGTGCCAGGCTGAATTTCACCGACTCGGCCGAGGACACGCGCGTGGGCGGCCAGGCGCTCGCCGCCTCCTCCATCATCGTCCACTCGGGCCT GTGGCTGGTTTACTCCAAGCCTTTCTTCGACGATGACCCCTACGTCTTGGAGCCGGGCGGGTACCCCAACTTAAAGGCGTGGGGAGCGAAGGATCCGTCCATCTGCTCCATGCACCCCATCAGGCTG GGCTGCCCCGTCGTGGAGCGGCCCGGTGAGCCACAGGTGCTGATCTATGAGGACGCGGGCTTCCAGGGCCACAGCTTTGCTGTCAACCGAGATATCTACGACCTGAAGAACCTGCCTGGGCTGGCGCTGCCCACCCTGGGCTCCCTGCGCGTCCTGGGTGGCTG CTGGGTCGGCTACGAGAAGGAGGGCTTCCGAGGCCACCAGTAcctgctggaggaaggggagTACCACGACTGGAGGCAGTGGGGCGGCTACAACAAGGAGCTGGTGTCCTTACGGCTCATACGGACG GACTTCTCCGACCCGGCACTGGTGCTCTTCGAGGCCATGGACTTCGAGGAGGGCCCCAGCGTGGAGCTGAGCGAGGCGCTCCCCGACACGCAGCTGGCCGGCTACGGCACCGTCACGCAGTCCATCCACGTGCTGAGCGGCGT GTGGGTGGCCTACGAGGGCCCCAACTTTTCGGGCGAGCAGTACATCCTGGAGAAGGGGGTGTACCGCAACTGCGAGGACTGGGGCGCTGCCGACTGCCGCATCGCCTCCGCGCAGCCCATCCTGCAG GTTGGGGAGCACAACCTGCACTTCATCTCCAAG ATCCTGCTCTTCTCAGAGCCTGACTTCCTGGGGGAGCACCTCGCCTTCGAGGACGAGCAGGGCGCCCTGCCCGATGGCTTCGTGCCCCGCTCCTGCAGGGTCCGCGGGGGCAG ctgGATCCTGTTCGATGGCCAGGACTTCTCCGGGGAGCAGCACGTGCTGTCCGAGGGCGAGTACCCGACGCTGGGCGCCATGGGCTGCCTGTCCTCGGCCACCATCCGGTCCCTAAAGAAGGTCCCGGTG TTTTTCTCGGAGCCCTCCATCTTCCTGCACGGGCTGGAGTGTTTCGAGGGGAAGGAGATCGAGCTGAACAGCGAAGTGCGGAGCCTCCAGGCGGAGGGCTTCAACAACCACGTGCTGTCGGTGCGCATCAAGGGCGGGAT CTGGGTGCTGTGTGAACACGGCGACTTCCGAGGCCGCCAGTGGCTGCTGGACTGCACCGAAATCACCAACTGGCTGACGTACAGCGGGCTGCAGCATGTGGGGTCCCTCTACCCCATCCGCCAG AGACGGATCTATTTCCGCATCAGGAGCAAGGAGCTGGAGCTCTACTTGTCCGTCCCCGACGACGTGGAGGACATGAAAGCGGGGCGCGTGGTGGTCTCCAGCCTGAGCGAGCAGAGCAGCTCCGTCTGGTACTACGAGGACGGGCTGCTCAAAAACCAG GTTGCCCCCAACATGAGCCTGCAGGTCATCGGGCCGGCTGGGAAGGGCTCCAAGGCCGTGCTCTGGTCCGAGACACGGATGCCGCGTCAGACCTGGAGCATCGACGCCCAGGGACGGATCCGCAGCCAGATGTTCGAGGACATGATCCTCGACATAAAGG GCGGCCGATCGTACGACCGGGACCACGCCATCATTTGGGACGCGGCTGAGGAGCGACCCACGCAGATCTGGGATGTGCAGGTGCTATGA